The region AGAGGTATTTTGAGAGAAATTTAAACCTAAAAACCGTCTCGTCTTTTTCAAATTTGTATGGAGTTTTGGAGCTTGAGATCTCAAGCGAGCTTTTGCTTCAAGGCAAGATAGGGCTAAATAAAATTTCTTGTATCTCGCAAGATGGTACGATATTTAACGCCCCAGATCAAGACGACCTACCAGAGCCTCTTGAGATAAGCCCTAGCGAGCTAAATTCTGCCGTCATTGTACTAAAGCTACCAGTTAGCTCAGGGCTTGTTGATGTTAGCTTGCAAAACAACCTGCCAAACCTAAAATTTACAGCTAAACAAGCGCTCATTAGCTCAAGAGTGCATGATGAAGCTAACAACGATATTTTGAACGAGCTAGATGACAAAGACGACTTTGAGCTTTCGTCTGCTTTTACGCAGGATAAAGAAAATTTGATCCTAGCAAGCCAAAGATCGGCCCTAGGAGTGCTTGGCTCAAAGACGCCTTATGAGCTTAGCGTGCCTATTTGTAGGATAAAAAACATAGATCTAAACAAGCAAATAACGCTTGATGAGAAATTTATCCCAACTTGCATCGATATCAGTAAAAATTTTTTCATCACTAGCTTTATAGATGAGTTTAGCTTTGCTACAAAGCAGCACCAAGAGAGCTATACTGGGCTTTTAGGCGGTATAGATCAGGCGAAAAATAGGCTTGATATTTCAACATATTTGACGCTAAATATGTTGAAAAAATGGCACTTGATATTCTCATATCTTTTCAAAAGAGACAAAATTCATCCAGAGTATCTATATGAAAAGCTAGTTGATTTTCAAGCTGATCTGCTAGCCCTAAGTCACGATGATAGTTTTAGCGAATTTATAGCTTATGATCACAACAACTTAAGTCAAACTTTCGTACCGTTAATAAACAATCTTAGGCTTTTGTTCTCGCATATCTTGTCGCCAAAATACGTCATGGCGCAGATTGTTAAAAACAATCACGGCTTTTTTGACTGCGTCTTTGATAACCCAAGCATCATAGAAAACTCAGAAATTTACTTTGCTATCCATAGCGATACAAAAAATGAGTACCTGCTTAAAAATTTCAAAGAGCAGTGCAAAATCCACACCCAATCAAACATCAAAAGTATCGTATCATCGCAGCTTCGCGGCATAAACGTAGAGCAAATTTCAGCTATACCTAGTACATTGCCAAAGCTAAATGACTATATCTACTACAAGATCGATAAAAAAGATGAAATTTTCAAAAGCTTCGCAAATCAAAGCGTTATTAGCGTCTATATAACAGCAAATTTATCAAACGCTGACATTAAGATGTGGGCTTTATTATAAGGATAAAAAATGAGTGAAAATCAAAATGACATTTCAGTTTTAAGCCAGACAAAGCTTCTAGGACTTGGCGCAAATCCTGCCCTAGATCATGTGCTACCACT is a window of Campylobacter concisus DNA encoding:
- the tssK gene encoding type VI secretion system baseplate subunit TssK, translating into MSDKLKVVWYNGMNVDKVHFEQQERYFERNLNLKTVSSFSNLYGVLELEISSELLLQGKIGLNKISCISQDGTIFNAPDQDDLPEPLEISPSELNSAVIVLKLPVSSGLVDVSLQNNLPNLKFTAKQALISSRVHDEANNDILNELDDKDDFELSSAFTQDKENLILASQRSALGVLGSKTPYELSVPICRIKNIDLNKQITLDEKFIPTCIDISKNFFITSFIDEFSFATKQHQESYTGLLGGIDQAKNRLDISTYLTLNMLKKWHLIFSYLFKRDKIHPEYLYEKLVDFQADLLALSHDDSFSEFIAYDHNNLSQTFVPLINNLRLLFSHILSPKYVMAQIVKNNHGFFDCVFDNPSIIENSEIYFAIHSDTKNEYLLKNFKEQCKIHTQSNIKSIVSSQLRGINVEQISAIPSTLPKLNDYIYYKIDKKDEIFKSFANQSVISVYITANLSNADIKMWALL